One segment of Pseudomonadota bacterium DNA contains the following:
- a CDS encoding PilZ domain-containing protein — translation MGIENRQAARYSVEVAAEVYTPGAVLSAKTRNLSETGVCFDLSTPLEEDATVGVSLFLVSDGIEDPDAEPLNVKASVVWCSEREDGGTSAGMRFIDVDDRGTQVISHFLSQLGS, via the coding sequence ACGGTACAGCGTGGAGGTCGCGGCCGAGGTGTACACGCCCGGCGCGGTGCTCTCCGCGAAGACGAGGAACCTGAGCGAGACCGGGGTCTGCTTCGATCTGAGCACCCCGCTCGAGGAGGACGCGACCGTCGGCGTGTCGCTCTTCCTGGTGTCCGACGGGATCGAGGATCCGGACGCGGAGCCGCTGAACGTCAAGGCGTCCGTGGTCTGGTGCTCGGAGCGGGAGGACGGCGGCACGTCGGCCGGCATGCGCTTCATCGACGTCGACGATCGCGGCACGCAGGTGATCTCCCACTTCCTTTCACAGCTCGGCTCGTAG